The Roseibaca calidilacus genome has a window encoding:
- a CDS encoding acetyl-CoA carboxylase biotin carboxylase subunit: MFKKILIANRGEIACRVIKTARKMGIATVAVYSDADRHALHVQMADEAIHIGPAPANQSYIVIDKIMDAIRQSGAEAVHPGYGFLSENMKFAEALAKEGVAFIGPPAGAIEAMGDKITSKKLAQEAGVSTVPGYMGLIADADEAVKISGEIGYPVMIKASAGGGGKGMRIAWNDDEAREGFQSSKNEAASSFGDDRIFIEKFVTQPRHIEIQVLADSHGNTVYLHERECSIQRRNQKVIEEAPSPFLDEATRKAMGEQACALAAAVGYTSAGTVEFIVDGARNFYFLEMNTRLQVEHPVTELITGVDLVEQMIRVAAGEKLPFTQSDLKINGWAIESRLYAEDPYRNFLPSIGRLTRYRPPAEVAEASRAVRNDTGVYEGGEISMYYDPMIAKLCTWAPTRDAAVEEMRLALDEFEVEGIGHNLPFLSAVMDHPRFASGNITTAFIAEEYPDGFEGATLPDDLLARVAACACAMNRVAEIRRARVSGRMDNHERVVGTDWVVTIGAQSFQASIQADREGATVTLDGSDYRITSDWLPGQPLARLTVNGTPLVMKVARQPGGYRLRLRGADLKLRVFSPRQAELAALMPEKMPPDTSKLLLCPMPGMVVSIAVEEGQEVYEGQALATIEAMKMENILRAERKGVVAKINVAAGDSLAVDEIIMEFEG; this comes from the coding sequence ATGTTCAAAAAGATCCTGATCGCCAACCGGGGCGAAATTGCCTGCCGTGTCATCAAGACCGCCCGAAAGATGGGAATTGCAACCGTTGCGGTCTATTCTGATGCCGACCGCCACGCGCTGCATGTGCAGATGGCGGATGAGGCGATCCATATCGGCCCCGCGCCCGCGAACCAGTCCTATATCGTGATTGACAAGATTATGGATGCAATTCGCCAATCCGGGGCGGAAGCGGTGCATCCGGGTTATGGGTTCTTGTCCGAGAACATGAAATTTGCCGAAGCCTTGGCGAAAGAAGGCGTTGCCTTCATCGGGCCGCCCGCTGGCGCGATCGAGGCGATGGGCGACAAGATCACCTCGAAGAAACTGGCGCAGGAAGCGGGGGTCAGCACCGTTCCAGGCTATATGGGCCTGATCGCGGATGCCGACGAGGCGGTGAAAATCTCTGGTGAGATTGGCTATCCGGTAATGATTAAAGCCAGCGCCGGTGGCGGCGGCAAAGGTATGCGCATTGCGTGGAATGATGATGAGGCGCGCGAGGGCTTTCAGTCTTCCAAGAATGAAGCGGCTTCCAGCTTTGGCGATGACCGGATTTTCATTGAAAAATTCGTCACCCAACCGCGCCATATTGAAATTCAGGTTCTGGCCGACAGCCACGGTAACACGGTCTATCTGCACGAGCGCGAATGCTCTATCCAGCGCCGCAACCAGAAAGTGATCGAGGAAGCGCCGTCGCCGTTTCTGGACGAAGCCACCCGCAAAGCCATGGGCGAACAGGCTTGCGCCCTTGCCGCCGCCGTGGGCTACACAAGTGCTGGCACGGTGGAATTCATCGTCGATGGCGCGCGCAATTTCTATTTCTTGGAAATGAACACGCGCTTGCAGGTGGAACACCCTGTGACAGAGCTGATTACCGGGGTCGATCTGGTCGAACAGATGATCCGCGTGGCAGCGGGCGAAAAGCTGCCTTTCACCCAGTCCGATCTGAAGATCAACGGCTGGGCGATTGAATCGCGGCTTTATGCCGAAGACCCGTATCGCAACTTCCTGCCCTCTATCGGGCGCCTGACCCGCTACCGCCCGCCCGCCGAAGTGGCAGAGGCCAGCCGCGCCGTGCGCAATGATACCGGCGTGTATGAGGGCGGCGAGATCAGCATGTATTACGACCCGATGATCGCCAAACTGTGCACTTGGGCGCCCACGCGGGACGCTGCCGTGGAAGAAATGCGTCTGGCGCTGGATGAGTTCGAGGTTGAAGGAATCGGCCATAACCTGCCGTTTCTGTCGGCGGTGATGGACCATCCGCGCTTTGCGTCTGGCAATATCACCACCGCGTTCATTGCCGAAGAATACCCCGACGGTTTTGAGGGCGCGACCTTGCCCGACGATCTGCTGGCCCGTGTTGCGGCTTGCGCCTGCGCCATGAACCGGGTGGCCGAAATTCGCCGGGCCCGCGTGTCGGGGCGGATGGACAACCACGAACGCGTTGTGGGCACCGATTGGGTTGTCACCATTGGCGCGCAGAGCTTTCAGGCCAGCATTCAGGCCGACCGCGAGGGCGCGACCGTTACCTTGGATGGCAGCGATTACCGGATCACCTCTGACTGGCTGCCCGGCCAACCGCTGGCGCGGCTGACCGTCAACGGCACCCCCTTGGTGATGAAGGTTGCCCGCCAACCCGGCGGCTACCGCTTGCGCCTGCGCGGGGCCGATCTGAAACTGCGCGTCTTCTCGCCCCGTCAGGCTGAACTGGCGGCGCTGATGCCGGAAAAAATGCCGCCCGACACGTCGAAACTGCTGCTGTGCCCGATGCCGGGGATGGTCGTCTCTATAGCCGTGGAAGAAGGCCAAGAGGTCTATGAGGGTCAGGCGCTGGCGACCATTGAAGCCATGAAGATGGAAAACATCTTGCGTGCCGAGCGCAAGGGCGTGGTTGCCAAGATCAATGTGGCGGCAGGCGACAGCCTTGCAGTGGATGAAATCATCATGGAGTTCGAGGGATGA
- a CDS encoding DUF4174 domain-containing protein — MKPFLTLVFAAVFAASTSTGQNVPSDTETPPDPAAQAENALQILDAREIDVREYVWNHRLVVVMADTDGNPQFDLQLEAIRERADEFVKRDVVVIFDANPEDRSALRQVLRPNGFMTAIIDKDGEVKARRPSVRSGRELMAVIDKFPLRRQEMLERNPAGR, encoded by the coding sequence ATGAAACCGTTTTTAACCCTTGTTTTCGCGGCTGTTTTCGCAGCATCCACCAGCACCGGGCAGAATGTGCCGTCAGATACGGAAACACCGCCCGACCCCGCCGCGCAAGCGGAGAACGCGTTGCAAATCCTTGACGCGCGCGAGATTGATGTGCGCGAATATGTCTGGAACCACCGGCTGGTCGTGGTCATGGCCGACACCGATGGCAACCCGCAATTCGACCTCCAGCTAGAGGCAATCCGCGAACGGGCCGACGAGTTCGTGAAGCGTGACGTCGTGGTCATTTTCGACGCCAACCCAGAGGACCGCAGCGCGCTGCGGCAAGTATTGCGCCCCAACGGTTTCATGACCGCGATCATCGACAAGGATGGCGAGGTGAAGGCGCGCCGCCCCTCTGTCCGCTCGGGGCGCGAATTGATGGCCGTGATCGACAAATTCCCACTGCGCCGCCAAGAGATGCTGGAACGCAACCCCGCCGGGCGCTGA
- the scpA gene encoding methylmalonyl-CoA mutase, translating to MSDAKDAWAALATKELRGRPLESLTWNTLEGIPVQPLYTAEDVADLPHLGNIPGFAPYTRGVKATMYAGRPWTIRQYAGFSTAEESNAFYRRNLAAGQQGVSVAFDLATHRGYDSDHPRVMGDVGKAGVAIDSVEDMKILFDGIPLEHVSVSMTMNGAVIPILANFIVTGEEQGVERTALSGTIQNDILKEFMVRNTYIYPPEPSMRIIADIIEYTSAEMPRFNSISISGYHMQEAGANLVQELAFTLADGREYVRTAIARGMDVDAFAGRLSFFFAIGTNFFMEIAKLRAARLLWSRVMEEFNPKNPKSSMLRTHCQTSGVSLQEQDPYNNVIRTAYEAMSAVLGGTQSLHTNALDEAIALPTDFSARIARNTQLVLQEETGVTKVVDPLAGSYYVEKLTHDLAETAWALMEEVEDLGGMTKAVASGMPKLRIEETAAKRQADIDRGDEVIVGVNKYRKEKEDPIDIRDIDNAAVREKQIARLEHIRASRDQAACEAALTELTRRATEGGNLLEAAVEAARARASVGEISMAMEKVFGRHRAEVKTLAGVYGAAYEGDDGFAAIQADVERFAEQEGRRPRMLVVKMGQDGHDRGAKVIATAFADIGFDVDVGPLFQTPAEAAQDAVDNDVHIIGISSQAAGHKTLAPELVKELKAAGAEDILVICGGVIPQQDYQFLFDAGVKAIFGPGTNIPEAAKKILDLVRQARGHA from the coding sequence ATGAGCGACGCAAAAGACGCTTGGGCCGCACTCGCCACGAAAGAATTACGGGGCCGACCGCTGGAAAGCCTGACATGGAATACGCTCGAAGGCATTCCCGTGCAGCCGCTTTACACCGCAGAGGATGTGGCCGACCTGCCGCATTTGGGCAATATACCCGGTTTCGCGCCCTATACGCGCGGGGTGAAGGCAACAATGTATGCGGGCCGCCCGTGGACCATTCGCCAATATGCGGGTTTTTCCACCGCAGAGGAAAGCAATGCCTTTTACCGTCGCAACCTTGCCGCCGGGCAGCAAGGCGTGTCGGTGGCATTCGATCTGGCCACGCATCGCGGCTATGACAGCGACCATCCGCGCGTGATGGGCGATGTGGGCAAGGCGGGCGTGGCCATCGACAGCGTCGAGGATATGAAAATCCTGTTTGACGGTATTCCGCTGGAACATGTCAGCGTGTCGATGACGATGAATGGCGCGGTGATCCCGATTTTGGCGAATTTCATCGTCACCGGGGAAGAGCAAGGCGTGGAGCGCACCGCGCTATCGGGCACCATTCAGAATGATATTCTGAAAGAATTCATGGTCCGCAACACTTATATCTACCCGCCCGAACCCTCTATGCGGATCATTGCGGATATTATCGAATATACGTCGGCCGAGATGCCGCGCTTCAATTCGATCTCGATTTCCGGCTACCACATGCAGGAAGCGGGCGCGAACCTTGTGCAGGAACTGGCCTTCACGCTGGCCGATGGGCGCGAATATGTCCGCACCGCCATCGCACGCGGCATGGATGTGGATGCGTTCGCGGGGCGCTTGTCCTTCTTCTTTGCCATCGGCACAAATTTCTTCATGGAAATCGCCAAGCTGCGCGCCGCGCGCCTGCTGTGGTCGCGGGTGATGGAAGAATTCAACCCCAAGAACCCGAAATCCAGCATGTTGCGCACGCATTGCCAGACCTCTGGCGTGTCCTTGCAGGAACAAGACCCGTACAATAACGTGATCCGCACCGCCTATGAGGCGATGTCGGCGGTTCTGGGCGGCACGCAAAGCCTGCACACCAACGCGCTGGACGAAGCGATTGCGCTGCCCACCGATTTCAGCGCCCGCATTGCCCGCAACACGCAGCTTGTGCTGCAAGAGGAAACCGGCGTCACCAAGGTCGTCGACCCGTTGGCGGGCAGCTATTATGTGGAAAAGCTGACGCATGATCTGGCGGAAACGGCTTGGGCGCTGATGGAAGAGGTCGAAGACCTTGGCGGCATGACCAAGGCCGTGGCCTCGGGTATGCCCAAGCTGCGGATTGAGGAAACCGCCGCCAAGCGGCAGGCCGATATCGACCGGGGTGACGAGGTGATCGTCGGCGTCAACAAGTATCGCAAAGAAAAAGAAGACCCGATCGACATTCGTGATATCGACAATGCCGCCGTGCGCGAGAAACAGATCGCGCGGCTGGAGCATATCCGCGCCAGCCGCGATCAGGCCGCCTGCGAGGCGGCACTGACCGAATTGACCCGCCGCGCAACCGAAGGCGGTAACCTTCTGGAAGCAGCGGTTGAAGCTGCACGCGCGCGCGCCTCTGTAGGGGAAATCAGCATGGCGATGGAAAAAGTGTTCGGGCGTCACCGGGCAGAGGTGAAAACCCTCGCCGGGGTCTATGGCGCGGCCTATGAGGGCGACGACGGCTTCGCGGCCATTCAGGCCGATGTGGAACGCTTTGCCGAGCAAGAAGGCCGCCGCCCGCGGATGCTGGTGGTCAAGATGGGCCAAGACGGGCATGACCGGGGCGCGAAGGTGATTGCGACCGCCTTTGCCGATATCGGCTTTGACGTGGATGTCGGGCCCTTGTTCCAGACCCCTGCCGAAGCTGCGCAAGATGCCGTGGACAATGACGTGCATATCATCGGCATCTCATCACAAGCGGCGGGCCATAAAACCTTGGCACCCGAATTGGTCAAGGAACTGAAAGCCGCCGGGGCAGAGGATATTCTGGTTATCTGTGGCGGTGTGATCCCGCAGCAGGATTACCAGTTCCTGTTTGATGCGGGCGTAAAGGCCATTTTCGGCCCCGGCACGAATATTCCCGAAGCGGCGAAGAAGATCCTTGACCTTGTGCGCCAGGCGCGCGGTCACGCTTGA
- a CDS encoding DoxX family protein: protein MTNTQLLVARVLMGLLFVMAGVGKLGDVAGFAGYMASGGVPAFLAWPVVLFEIIGGLALIAGFQTRIVAYALAAFCVVSGLLYHFDLANQMQVTQLLKNLALAGGYAAIAAAGAGAWSVDAKLGQGSPRTA from the coding sequence ATGACGAATACGCAACTGCTTGTGGCCCGCGTCCTGATGGGGCTTTTGTTCGTAATGGCCGGGGTCGGCAAACTGGGCGACGTGGCTGGTTTTGCCGGTTACATGGCATCGGGCGGCGTGCCGGCCTTTCTGGCATGGCCGGTTGTGCTGTTTGAAATTATCGGCGGCCTGGCCCTGATCGCAGGCTTTCAGACCCGCATCGTGGCTTATGCGCTGGCTGCGTTCTGCGTGGTGTCGGGCTTGCTGTATCACTTCGATCTGGCCAACCAGATGCAGGTCACGCAACTGCTGAAAAACCTGGCTCTGGCCGGTGGTTACGCGGCGATTGCTGCTGCGGGCGCAGGCGCGTGGTCGGTCGATGCGAAGCTGGGCCAAGGCAGCCCGCGCACAGCCTGA
- a CDS encoding GNAT family N-acetyltransferase has translation MPETRPQIRPATAADAPAISALWNPIIRDTVVTFNPVERDPAEIAEMIATRQAGPGAFFVAERAGALLGFASYAQFRGGLGYARCMEHTINLAPAARGQGLGPKLMTTLEDHARAAGHHIMVAAITGSNDGSVRFHAALGYVHVGTMPQVGWKFGQYHDLVLMQKTL, from the coding sequence ATGCCCGAAACCCGCCCACAGATTCGCCCCGCCACCGCCGCCGATGCGCCCGCGATAAGTGCGCTCTGGAACCCGATCATCCGGGACACGGTGGTCACCTTCAACCCGGTCGAGCGTGACCCGGCAGAGATTGCCGAGATGATCGCCACCCGCCAAGCCGGGCCGGGGGCGTTTTTCGTGGCCGAGCGCGCGGGCGCGCTGCTGGGCTTTGCCAGTTACGCACAGTTTCGCGGTGGTTTGGGCTATGCGCGCTGCATGGAGCATACGATCAACCTTGCCCCGGCTGCGCGCGGGCAGGGCTTGGGACCAAAGCTGATGACCACGCTTGAAGATCACGCGCGCGCAGCAGGCCATCACATTATGGTGGCCGCGATCACCGGGTCCAATGACGGGTCGGTGCGGTTTCATGCCGCGCTTGGCTATGTCCATGTTGGCACAATGCCGCAAGTGGGCTGGAAATTCGGCCAGTACCACGACCTTGTGCTGATGCAGAAAACCCTGTGA
- a CDS encoding molecular chaperone DjiA has translation MSIWSKIAEILKALRKGESLSSVFERLRTPPQRSVGFTIAVIALGAKLAKADGQVTRTEVAAFRRVFTIPPEEEANAARVFNLARQDVAGFDQYAQKIAALFTPGAPVLVDVLEGLFEVACADGNFHPAEEAFLSEVARIFGLDGRCFNCLRARIVGDVPPDPYQVLDVAPDAPMAQIKAAYRAAVRENHPDRLAARGIPAEAVQLAEHRLRDINRAWDDIQAARAA, from the coding sequence ATGTCGATCTGGTCGAAAATTGCCGAAATCCTGAAAGCTCTGCGCAAGGGCGAATCGCTGTCATCGGTGTTCGAGCGGTTGCGCACGCCGCCCCAACGCAGTGTGGGCTTCACCATCGCGGTCATCGCGTTGGGCGCGAAACTGGCCAAGGCCGATGGGCAGGTCACCCGCACAGAGGTGGCGGCCTTTCGCCGTGTCTTCACCATCCCGCCAGAGGAAGAGGCCAATGCCGCCCGCGTCTTCAACCTCGCGCGGCAGGACGTGGCCGGGTTTGACCAATATGCGCAGAAAATTGCCGCGCTGTTCACGCCGGGTGCGCCCGTGTTGGTCGATGTGCTGGAAGGCCTGTTCGAAGTGGCCTGCGCCGATGGAAACTTTCACCCGGCGGAAGAGGCGTTCCTGTCCGAAGTGGCGCGGATTTTTGGGTTGGACGGGCGCTGTTTCAACTGCTTGCGCGCGCGGATCGTGGGGGATGTGCCGCCAGATCCGTATCAGGTGCTGGATGTCGCACCTGACGCGCCCATGGCGCAGATCAAGGCGGCCTATCGCGCGGCGGTGCGCGAAAACCACCCCGACCGGCTGGCCGCGCGCGGTATTCCGGCCGAAGCGGTGCAATTGGCAGAGCATCGGTTGCGCGACATAAACCGCGCTTGGGATGATATTCAGGCCGCTCGCGCCGCTTGA
- a CDS encoding Ppx/GppA family phosphatase — MDGNSPPQTDGKRTHGAGLFDEPLFQDSGARDLKQVGVIDVGSNSVRLVVFDGAARSPAYFFNEKVLCGLGRGFVESGRLNPDGRDRARATIKRFALLAQGMRMSNLTMVATAAMREAEDGAEFRAQIEHDTGLRMRVIDGAEEARLSAQGVLTGWPDAKGLVCDIGGSSMELAVIGDGRVHATVTSPLGPFRLQQVKGGKKGLRKHIDAILRDLRDEVGSHHDALYLVGGSWRAIARLDMERRGYPLKVLHEYEMSTKSVRKTLDWIEEESVAELRGRTGISNDRMSLVPLASQVLRQLVHVFGPKRIFVSSYGIREGILYEQMPPALRARDPLIEACSFMEKQSARIPGFGAQLYAFLRPLFRSRAPARRRLIRAACLLHDVNWRAHPDYRADACFDTATRANLGSLDHAGRVFLGIALMYRYKTGGMRPRIREVAGLLTEAELEDAKTIGRALRFGAMFTMDHLSRAGELRYFPKKAEVELILSRPMAGLYTEVAEQRFRALASQLRATAKVRIARTNHSSKGSDGGASSSGGASSSGASSSG; from the coding sequence ATGGATGGCAATTCGCCCCCGCAGACAGACGGCAAGCGCACACATGGCGCGGGCCTGTTCGACGAACCCTTGTTCCAAGATTCCGGCGCGCGCGATCTGAAACAGGTCGGCGTGATCGATGTCGGCTCGAACTCTGTCCGGCTTGTGGTCTTTGACGGGGCGGCACGCAGCCCGGCTTATTTCTTCAACGAGAAGGTTCTGTGCGGGTTGGGGCGCGGCTTTGTCGAAAGCGGGCGGCTGAACCCCGATGGCCGCGACCGCGCCCGCGCCACGATCAAGCGGTTCGCTCTGCTGGCGCAGGGCATGCGCATGTCGAATCTGACCATGGTCGCCACCGCCGCCATGCGAGAGGCCGAGGACGGCGCCGAATTCCGCGCCCAGATAGAACATGATACCGGCCTGCGAATGCGCGTTATCGACGGGGCAGAAGAAGCGCGACTGTCGGCCCAAGGCGTGCTGACCGGCTGGCCCGACGCCAAGGGGCTGGTCTGCGATATTGGCGGGTCATCCATGGAACTTGCGGTGATCGGCGATGGCCGGGTCCATGCGACCGTCACCTCGCCTCTGGGACCGTTCCGTTTGCAACAGGTCAAGGGCGGCAAGAAGGGCCTTCGCAAGCATATCGACGCGATATTGCGCGACTTGCGCGACGAGGTTGGAAGCCACCATGACGCGCTTTATCTGGTCGGTGGGTCATGGCGCGCGATTGCGCGGCTGGATATGGAACGCCGTGGCTACCCGCTAAAGGTTTTGCACGAATACGAGATGTCGACCAAATCGGTGCGCAAGACGCTGGATTGGATCGAAGAGGAATCGGTCGCCGAATTGCGCGGGCGCACTGGCATTTCCAACGACCGTATGAGCCTTGTGCCGCTGGCAAGCCAGGTTTTGCGCCAATTGGTGCATGTGTTCGGCCCAAAGCGAATTTTCGTGTCCAGCTACGGCATCCGTGAAGGCATATTGTATGAACAGATGCCCCCGGCCCTGCGCGCCCGCGACCCGCTGATCGAAGCGTGCAGCTTTATGGAAAAGCAAAGCGCGCGCATCCCCGGTTTCGGCGCGCAGCTTTACGCGTTTTTGCGGCCCTTGTTCCGCTCGCGCGCCCCGGCGCGGCGGCGGCTGATCCGCGCCGCCTGCCTGCTGCATGACGTGAATTGGCGCGCCCATCCCGATTACCGGGCAGATGCCTGTTTCGACACGGCAACCCGCGCCAATTTGGGCAGCCTAGACCATGCGGGCCGCGTCTTCCTTGGGATCGCGCTGATGTATCGCTACAAAACCGGCGGTATGCGTCCGCGTATCCGCGAGGTGGCGGGGCTGCTGACCGAAGCAGAACTGGAAGATGCCAAGACCATCGGCCGCGCTTTGCGTTTTGGCGCGATGTTCACGATGGACCATCTAAGCCGTGCGGGCGAATTGCGCTATTTCCCCAAGAAAGCCGAGGTGGAACTGATTCTGTCGCGCCCCATGGCGGGGCTTTATACGGAAGTGGCCGAGCAACGCTTCCGGGCACTTGCCAGCCAGTTGCGCGCGACGGCCAAAGTGCGGATTGCGCGCACCAATCACAGCTCCAAAGGGTCAGACGGCGGGGCGTCTTCTTCTGGCGGTGCGTCTTCTTCTGGCGCGTCCTCGTCTGGCTGA
- the serS gene encoding serine--tRNA ligase produces the protein MHDIRAIRETPDAFDAALSRRGLAPLSAAVLEIDAARRAAIAQAETEKAAQNAASKQVGAAKAKGDDAEFERLRALVAEKKAEQARLDDVARAKDAELSALLATIPNLPLADVPDGADEADNVELHRWGTPRAFDFAPKEHFEIAGIARDMDFALAAKLSGSRFVVLRGAVARLHRALAQFMTDLHVDQHGLTEVNSPVLVRDDAMFGTGQLPKFAEDSYQTTNGWWLIPTSEVTLTNFAAGEVLDGATLPLRFCAHTLCFRSEAGSAGRDTTGMLRQHQFEKVEMVSITAPEDSLTEHTRMTRCAEAVLEGLGLPYRTIALCTGDMGFGAQKTHDIEVWLPGQNAYREISSISTCGDFQARRMNARFRREGGKPEFLHTLNGSGVAVGRCLIAVLENGQTAEGGVELPEALHRYLGGKTRITPEGALA, from the coding sequence ATGCACGATATCCGCGCGATCCGCGAAACCCCTGACGCGTTTGATGCGGCGCTTTCCCGGCGCGGGCTGGCGCCATTGTCTGCGGCGGTGCTGGAGATTGACGCGGCGCGCCGCGCGGCCATCGCGCAGGCCGAAACCGAAAAAGCGGCGCAAAACGCAGCGTCCAAACAGGTTGGCGCGGCCAAGGCCAAGGGCGATGACGCCGAATTTGAGCGCCTGCGCGCTTTGGTGGCCGAAAAGAAGGCCGAACAGGCGCGGCTGGATGATGTGGCACGCGCCAAGGATGCGGAACTGAGCGCGCTGCTGGCGACCATTCCCAACCTGCCCTTGGCCGATGTGCCCGATGGCGCGGATGAGGCGGATAATGTGGAACTGCACCGCTGGGGCACCCCGCGCGCATTCGACTTTGCCCCGAAAGAGCATTTCGAGATTGCCGGCATCGCGCGCGACATGGATTTCGCCTTGGCTGCCAAACTGTCGGGCTCGCGCTTTGTGGTGCTGCGGGGCGCGGTCGCGCGCCTGCATCGCGCGCTCGCGCAGTTCATGACCGATCTGCATGTGGACCAACACGGGCTGACAGAGGTGAACAGCCCGGTTCTGGTGCGTGATGACGCGATGTTCGGCACCGGGCAATTGCCCAAATTCGCCGAAGACAGCTACCAGACCACCAATGGCTGGTGGCTGATCCCGACATCCGAGGTGACGCTGACCAATTTCGCCGCGGGCGAAGTGCTGGACGGCGCCACTCTGCCGCTGCGCTTTTGCGCCCATACGCTGTGCTTTCGGTCGGAAGCGGGCAGTGCGGGGCGCGACACCACCGGCATGTTGCGCCAGCACCAGTTCGAGAAGGTCGAGATGGTGTCGATCACCGCGCCCGAGGATAGCCTGACCGAGCATACCCGCATGACCCGCTGCGCCGAAGCGGTGCTCGAAGGCTTGGGCTTGCCATACCGCACCATTGCGCTGTGCACCGGCGATATGGGGTTCGGCGCGCAAAAGACGCATGACATCGAAGTCTGGCTGCCGGGCCAGAATGCCTATCGTGAGATTTCCAGCATATCGACCTGCGGCGATTTTCAGGCCCGGCGCATGAATGCGCGGTTCCGCCGCGAGGGCGGCAAGCCCGAATTCCTGCACACGCTGAACGGGTCGGGCGTGGCGGTCGGGCGCTGCCTGATCGCGGTGCTGGAAAACGGGCAAACCGCAGAGGGCGGGGTCGAGTTGCCGGAAGCGCTGCACCGCTACCTTGGTGGCAAGACCCGGATCACGCCCGAGGGCGCGCTGGCCTAA
- a CDS encoding TfoX/Sxy family protein: MSTAISSIRNLGPAIEAAFARAGVTSAEDLRALGTDAAYARLLAHGVRPHFIAYYVLEMALQGRPWNDCKGAEKDALRARFDALKARHGAKPDGFEAMLNRIGVVPADRMQP, from the coding sequence ATGAGCACCGCCATTTCCAGCATCCGCAACCTTGGCCCCGCGATAGAGGCCGCGTTCGCCCGCGCCGGTGTTACTAGCGCGGAAGACCTGCGCGCGCTTGGAACGGATGCCGCCTATGCCCGATTGCTGGCCCATGGCGTGCGACCGCATTTCATTGCCTATTACGTGCTGGAGATGGCCTTGCAGGGCCGCCCATGGAACGATTGCAAAGGCGCCGAGAAAGACGCGCTGCGCGCGCGCTTCGACGCGTTGAAGGCCCGGCACGGCGCAAAACCGGACGGGTTTGAGGCCATGCTGAACAGGATCGGGGTTGTCCCGGCGGATCGGATGCAGCCATGA
- a CDS encoding transglycosylase SLT domain-containing protein — translation MRRLVALCLAGLIAGCGGGTEATRAPSAPLYPGETPQMRALVQRYAARHEIPEALLHKVIQRESDYRADARNGPYWGLMQILPQTARQMGHDGPPEDLLRAEVNLEYAGRYLKGAYLVADGDLDDAVMWYARGYYYEARDRCLLVETGLRAREVRRDCRTR, via the coding sequence ATGAGACGGCTTGTCGCACTATGCTTGGCGGGCCTGATTGCGGGCTGCGGTGGCGGGACAGAGGCGACGCGCGCGCCCAGCGCACCGCTTTACCCCGGAGAGACCCCGCAGATGCGCGCGCTGGTCCAGCGATACGCCGCGCGCCACGAGATACCCGAAGCGCTGTTGCACAAGGTCATCCAACGCGAAAGCGACTACCGCGCCGATGCCCGGAACGGGCCGTATTGGGGGCTGATGCAGATCTTGCCGCAAACCGCGCGCCAGATGGGCCATGACGGGCCGCCCGAAGACCTGCTGCGCGCCGAGGTCAATCTGGAATATGCCGGCCGCTACCTGAAAGGCGCGTATCTGGTCGCAGATGGCGATCTGGACGACGCGGTCATGTGGTATGCGCGCGGCTATTATTACGAGGCGCGGGATCGGTGCCTGCTGGTCGAAACCGGGCTGCGCGCGCGTGAAGTGCGGCGCGATTGCCGGACCAGATAA
- a CDS encoding DsrE family protein: MSTTRSLIAAAAIGLATAGGAFADSAEKLVTIVTSDNAQTQLMSMVLTAAAVEQGAEARILLCGPGGDIALADAPESATAPQPPRDASPQGLMKMLMGRGVTVEVCAIYLPGLGADQSVLMEGVGVAAPPAMGAAMMATDAKIWSF, translated from the coding sequence ATGTCCACCACCCGTTCCCTGATCGCCGCCGCCGCCATTGGCCTTGCCACCGCAGGCGGCGCATTTGCCGATAGTGCCGAAAAGCTTGTCACCATTGTGACCAGCGACAACGCGCAAACCCAGCTTATGTCCATGGTGTTGACCGCCGCCGCCGTCGAGCAAGGCGCAGAAGCGCGCATCCTGCTTTGTGGCCCCGGCGGCGATATTGCCCTTGCCGATGCGCCCGAAAGCGCCACCGCGCCGCAGCCCCCGCGCGATGCATCGCCCCAAGGCCTGATGAAAATGCTCATGGGTCGCGGTGTCACGGTCGAAGTCTGCGCCATCTACCTGCCCGGCCTTGGCGCGGATCAATCCGTGCTGATGGAAGGCGTGGGCGTCGCAGCCCCCCCGGCCATGGGTGCGGCGATGATGGCCACAGACGCCAAAATCTGGTCTTTCTGA